The window CGACCACTATACTCTATGTTTGTTAAATCTTTCTCACTCGTCACGACTGGCTTTGATGTGTTATTGCCTTTGATCTGGGGGGACACTACTCTGGAATTGATGATcattcttgttttgtcttttgagTTATTTTGCTACTTCTGATTCTAAGaagatttaaactttttttatatctttttttcagATATGAAATATGTACACATTATCCTCTCTTACTCCTTTGAAAATCTTCTGTTACTACAGATGTTGTTCGATCAGCAATCGGCTTCAGTGTCTTTACAGCTCTTCTTTCCGCGTGGGCATTGACATTCTCGATAGGAGGAGAACAACTTTTCGGCCCTGTCTATGATAAGCTGGTTATGTACAACGTTGCTGATCGTCTCGGCTTGTCTGGCTTGGCGTAGCTCCCTCCGGCTTTTCTCTCTACCGTTTATGGTTAACGTAGTAGAAACAGGAAGATCACATTGCCTTTATAACTTTGCCTATTCCGTTCTGCTGTGTTTCTTTGCAAATCATAAgttgtttttaacaaaagtgGAGATCGCTGGTGTGAATGAATGTAGTAAGTTTGGCTTGGAATAATCTCATTCATCTGTCAGTGAAGTTAATCAGTTAGTTCTCAATACATCATGTGTGAGTTCCTTGTGTTAAACAACTGTTCAAAGTGTAACCCAAATGGGCCATTTAAATAGTCTTGTGGCCCATATTTGTCTTACATCGTTGAGTCTTGTTTGGAGACACGCTAGCGACTCGATCGATTCATGCGTTCAGCGTTTGACAATCACGGTTCTTAAAAGATTCCACTTTTCTATTAAAGAAAGGGAATCAATCCGTACCTGAAACAAAACACATAACTGAGTAAGACAAGAACCAAACACTTAACAGtaacccctctctctctctctatctctatctctattcTCTACACATCATCACCCTCGTTCGTGTCACTCTTCATCCGTCCATTTTCTTCAATcaaatagggaaaaaaaaaaaaaaagagatggctCTGCGTTTGAGATCTTCAACCTCGAAATCGAATTTCCTCAACATTCTCAGATATAACAACCTCGGTTTCGGTACTGCGAGCCACGCGGCTCGACATCTCCGCACACATGATCCTACGCTGCTTCGAGTTTCACAGAATCCAATTAGTCGGTTCTGTAACACCATGGCAGAGAAACTCTCGAGTGTTGGTGAGAACGAAGACGCCAACGCTCAGGTGCATGCAAAATGTTTACCAATTCCCCCAATTactctctcgttttttttttttttttttttNNNNNNNNNNNNNNNNNNNNNNNNNNNNNNNNNNNNNNNNNNNNNNNNNNNNNNNNNNNNNNNNNNNNNNNNNNNNNNNNNNNNNNNNNNNNNNNNNNNNNNNNNNNNNNNNNNNNNNNNNNNNNNNNNNNNNNNNNNNNNNNNNNNNNNNNNNNNNNNNNNNNNNNNNNNNNNNNNNNNNNNNNNNNNNNNNNNNNNNNNNNNNNNNttttttttttttttttttttcactttaattAATCACTGATGTAAGTATAGTAATATGGAATCTAATAACTTTGCAACTCTTATTTTCATGGTCCACTCTAAAGATCACTGGTAACTGTTTAAAGAAATAAACGATTTAGAACACATCACTCTGATAGATGTCAGAAATTTTgctacttttctttttttaaatcatgCTGTATGGATGGATGGACCTTTAATGTTCAGGTCATGGATTTTCCTGGAGGGAAGGTTGCTTTTACACCTGAGATTCAATTCATATCAGAATCCAGTAAAGAGCGTGTACCTTGCTACCGTGTTCTTGATGACAATGGCCAACTTATCACCAACAGCCACTTTGTTCAGGTTGACATGATAAAaagaattaattaatcttttcctttgtttggtGAATTCTAAATATACTCTTTGagtaaaaggtttttttttttttttttttttttNCGTCTTAAGGTTAGTGAGGAAGTTGCGGTGAAGATGTATAGCGATATGGTTACTCTTCAAATAATGGATAACATCTTTTACGAAGCTCAAAGACAAGGCAGACTTTCCTTTTACGCTACTACCATCGGTGAAGAGGCCATTAATATTGCATCAGCCGCAGCTCTCTCTCCTCAAGATGTTATCTTTCCTCAGGTTTTTTTAAATCAGTTCATCTTATGATacatgctctctctctctctctctctctctctcatattaTGTATCCTGTTGCTACATTGTCCTGCATTGACCCTGTTTACATACTGTTAGTTCATAGTTGAAAGCTTCTGACTGTAGGGAAACTTTAATGAATTCATGTAAGAAAATGGAAGATAGATAGATTAcgctgtcttttttttgttgttgtaccTTGCAGTACAGAGAGCCTGGTGTGCTATTGTGGCGTGGTTTTACGCTTCAAGAATTTGCAAACCAGTGTTTTGGGAACAAATCTGATAATGGGAAAGGCAGGCAGATGCCAGTCCACTATGGCTCTAACAAGCTCAATTACTTCACCGTTTCAGCGACAATTGCGTATGGCCTGAGATCCTCTTTTCTCTAAACTCTTTTATATTCTTATAGATTCTCTTGCTTATGTTTCATGTTTTGTCTTACTGATTCTATATTTTGTCTCCAGTACGCAGTTGCCAAACGCGGTTGGTGCTGCTTATTCCTTAAAGATGGACAAGAAGGATGCATGTGCAGTCACATATTTTGGCGACGGTGGCTCGAGTGAGGTGAATCTAGTATCTTTGTTTGCATTTTTCTAGAGCCTTTCATATTTTCTGCATCACTATGAATTAAATTCTGAAACTGATAACTCTTTGGTGGCTGATTGAAATGATGTTTTTGCTAGGGAGACTTCCATGCTGCTTTGAATTTTGCAGCGGTTATGGAAGCTCCTGTGTTATTCATTTGCCGGAACAATGGATGGGCGATCAGTACTCCCACCTCAGATCAGTTCCGAAGTAACTCCTTTTCTTATTCCTTTGTATCATTTACattcatttaatttgtttttttcttaaaaagtcTTTTCGATTTGCAAACACAATGGCCAACAGGTGATGGTCTAGTGGTCAAAGGCCGTGCTTATGGTATTCGAAGTATACGTGTGGATGGAAATGACGCGCTTGCAATGTACAGTGCGGTGCATACTGCTCGTGAAATGGCAATTAGTGAAGAGAGGCCAATCTTGATTGAGGTTATCTTGATGTCATTCTGTTGTAAATATTACAAgtaacaacaaacacacaaattaagTTTCAAATCCTTTGTTTTATGCTGTTAGGCCTTAACATACCGCGTAGGACACCATTCAACATCAGATGATTCCACTAGGTACCGCTCTGCAGATGAGATAGAGTGGTGGAACAAAGCTAGAAACCCACTTTCTAGGTTTAGGACATGGATTGAAAGTAGCGGCTGGTGGAGTGATGAAGAGGAATCAGATCTGAGAAGCAGAGTCAAGAAAGAGGtaactacaattaaaaaaaacctggATCATGAGCATTGTATAAGAAGCATATAGGGTTTATATATGCTGTAACATTGGATTGTTTTTTATCCTTGTAAACAGATGTTAGAAGCGCTCAGGGTTGCAGAGAAGACTGAGAAACCGAATCTTGAGAACATGTTCTCGGATGTCTACGATGTTCCTCCTCTTAACCTCAGGGAACAGGAGCGTCAGGTGAGGCAGACCATCAAAAGTCACCCACAAGATTATCCATCAGATGTTCCTCTTTAGGTAGATTCAAATTAAATGCTTTATGTAGTAAAATGTAAGCCATTGTCTACTGTgtattgaaatatttattgaaatcAAGACCATTATTCAAAAGCTTACAACGTCTTTGATTGAGCACAAACTTCTTCAGTATTAGGCAGTACACGACAGCCCAATGTGTTATATACACCAGATACCCATTTCAGACAGTACATATATTACAGTTTCATTTCAGTTATGTCTCAGAGAGAAAGCATCTCCTCTTCCATGGATTCTCTGATGGCCTTCAAGAGCTGTGGCATGAGCTTCCCAGTGCTGACCACGATCCCTGTTGAGTGTTCAAGATGTTTTCCTTTAGAGAAGTCCAGAGGATTCCCATCAGCATCGCAAACAACACCTCCAGCTTCTGCACAAGGCAAGACTAGGTAAACTTGAAACTGCACCTCATCAACTGTTTAGAGAGGTTGTGACTGACTTTGTAATAAACTTTGCTGTGTAATGTGCTTTAGAGTAAAAGTTTTTATGCAATAATACCTGTAGTGATGATTGCCCCAGCAGCATGGTTCCATATGTTCTCACGGTACCCTTTGAGAGTGAAACGCAAGTAGATCTCTGCGTCTCCTCGAGCTAGAGCTGCGTACTTCACTTGACTATGGATTCTTAGAGGTGGAGCTTTGATCCCAAGTTTCTGCTTACCGTAAAGAGAGCAAGTATTAGCaacaaagaattatatatatgctaGGTCAGGCTCTAGGCATAATCAAAAGATGTTATACTTTGGCAATGGAACTATGGATGGGGATCGGTTTATGAGATGATTCGACAAAGGTTGCTTCTTGAGGATTCTCAATATTGCTCACTTGCACCTATTAAACACACTTTCTTGACTCTGTTTTAaggataaagaaagagaaaaacaaggCTAAGGACATCATATGGTGATGATACCTTCTCTGGAGGATGAGAGTCGCCTTCAAGCGACTGCACATAAGCTCCTTCTCCCTCTGTAGCAAAGAAAAGGCATCTGACTTAACCCGAAGAAGCAGACTTGTGATTCTCAATTTTAGGGCAAGCCAGGACACCGAGCACTACTTTGCCTTCCACAAGCAAAGACAATGCTACATCATACTCCTCTCCTTTTACAAACCTATGAACCAGAATCTGCAGCGTAGagcaaaaataaagagaagtttTTTCTATAATGAGTTTCTAGACTTCTCACCCTCTGGTTCCATCAACAGGATCAAGAATCCAATGGCGGCCACTGGAACCGCCTTGTGACCTCCCGTGGTCTATTGCCTTCCTGACATCTTCCACTGAAAGAGAAGAGTTGGCGTAAGAATCATCAGAAG is drawn from Camelina sativa cultivar DH55 chromosome 8, Cs, whole genome shotgun sequence and contains these coding sequences:
- the LOC104708190 gene encoding 2-oxoisovalerate dehydrogenase subunit alpha 2, mitochondrial-like, whose protein sequence is MALRLRSSTSKSNFLNILRYNNLGFGTASHAARHLRTHDPTLLRVSQNPISRFCNTMAEKLSSVGENEDANAQVMDFPGGKVAFTPEIQFISESSKERVPCYRVLDDNGQLITNSHFVQVSEEVAVKMYSDMVTLQIMDNIFYEAQRQGRLSFYATTIGEEAINIASAAALSPQDVIFPQYREPGVLLWRGFTLQEFANQCFGNKSDNGKGRQMPVHYGSNKLNYFTVSATIATQLPNAVGAAYSLKMDKKDACAVTYFGDGGSSEGDFHAALNFAAVMEAPVLFICRNNGWAISTPTSDQFRSDGLVVKGRAYGIRSIRVDGNDALAMYSAVHTAREMAISEERPILIEALTYRVGHHSTSDDSTRYRSADEIEWWNKARNPLSRFRTWIESSGWWSDEEESDLRSRVKKEMLEALRVAEKTEKPNLENMFSDVYDVPPLNLREQERQVRQTIKSHPQDYPSDVPL